Proteins co-encoded in one Chrysemys picta bellii isolate R12L10 chromosome 13, ASM1138683v2, whole genome shotgun sequence genomic window:
- the LOC101947460 gene encoding olfactory receptor 9S13-like encodes METIKERNHTAPIEFILLGFGSDPGLKVGPFVVFLAIYLTTVLGNTIMVFLIRASSRLHTPMYFFLMNLSLLDLCYSSTIAPKAMASFLTGSKTISFPGCATQFFFFCVFVTTETFILAAMAYDRYTAICNPLLYPIAMPKQVCVQLLVGSYVCGGVNSMVQTVFTFTLCFCGSNEIDHFFCDITPLLSLSCTNTDINELVLFTLSSFIIVSTSMVILVSYAYIISAILRIRSAEGRRRAFSTCTSHMMSVSLFYGTLTFMYAQPSSLSAPAQSKVVSVFYTLVIPMLNPLIYSLRNKDVKEALGRTISSVFLK; translated from the coding sequence ATGGAGACAATAAAAGAGAGAAACCACACAGCACCGATAGAATTCATCCTGCTGGGGTTTGGAAGTGATCCAGGGCTCAAGGTGGGCCCCTTTGTGGTGTTTCTAGCAATTTACTTGACAACTGTGCTGGGGAACACCATCATGGTCTTTCTCATTAGAGCCAGCTCTCGCCtacacacccccatgtatttcttcctcatGAACCTGTCACTCTTAGACCTCTGCTACTCCTCCACCATCGCCCCGAAAGCCATGGCAAGCTTCCTAACAGGCAGCAAAACTATTTCCTTCCCTGGATGTGCCACCCAATTCTTCTTCTTCTGTGTCTTTGTCACCACTGAGACATTCATCCTGGCAGCCATGGCATATGATCGATACACCGCTATCTGCAACCCGCTCCTGTATCCCATCGCCATGCCCAAGCAGGTCTGTGTTCAGCTGCTGGTGGGTTCCTATGTTTGCGGCGGTGTAAACTCAATGGTGCAAACAGTCTTCACTTTTACACTGTGTTTCTGTGGGTCCAATGAGATAGATCACTTCTTCTGTGACATTACACCCCTGCTAAGCCTTTCATGCACCAACACAGACATCAATGAACTGGTGCTGTTCACTTTATCCAGCTTCATCATCGTGAGCACCTCCATGGTCATTCTCGTCTCTTATGCCTACATCATCTCTGCCATTCTCAGGATTCGCTCTGCTGAGGGCAGACGcagagccttctccacctgcacctcccacatGATGTCCGTGAGTTTATTTTATGGGACTCTTACCTTCATGTATGCCCAGCCCAGTTCACTATCTGCTCCAGCTCAGAGCAAAGTGGTGtctgtgttttataccctggtCATCCCTATGTTGAATCCCCTCATCTatagcctgaggaacaaggatgtGAAAGAAGCTTTGGGAAGGACCATCAGctcagtgtttttaaaatga